ATCGAGCGCACGGTCTGGTGCATCGCCGGCGTGGTCCTCCTCTTCTCGACATCGCTGGCAGCGCTGGTCCACCCACTCTGGGTTGTCGGCGTGATCGTCACCGCCCTCAGCTCCATCGGCGTTTCCCTCACCGGCTTCTGCATCGTCGGGAACGTCCTCGTCAGGCTCGGCTTCACCCCCATGCTCGCGCGTCCCGGCTGGACTCCCGGCCAGCCGTACTTCATGCAGACCGATCGCTGGTTCCTCGAACGGCGCATCTACCTCGCCGTCGGGATCAACCTCACCCTCGCCTCGATTCTGTCGCTGGTCCACTCCCCGTGGTGGCTCGCGTTCACCGCGTTCGTGGGCGTCGCGATGGTCTGGTTCGCGGTCACGGGCTTCTGCATCATGGCCAACGGGCTGTACTGGCTGGGAGCGGAGCCGCGCCTTGCGCCGCTGTGCGAGACCGCGGCACGGGGCGGCGAGACCAGGCGCGCGCCGGCCTGAGCAGCGCGTCCAGGGGCAGGAGTGCGGGGGGCGGGGCCGGGGTGCTATCGCATCGCGTCGCGTCGCCGGTCGGAATCCACCTGTCCGTCGACCAGGTGCACGATGCGGTCGCACCGCTCCGCCAGCCGGTCGTCGTGCGTGACGATCACGAAGGCGGTGTGATGGCGCCGATTGAAGTCGCGCAGCAGCTGGAAGACCTGCTCGCCCGACTCACTGTCGAGGTTCCCGGTGGGCTCGTCGGCAAGGACGAGGGGGGGGCGCATCACCAGCGATCGGGCGAGCGCCACGCGTTGCTGCTGGCCACCGGAGAGGTCGGTGGCCTTGAACGACGCGCGATCGGCGAGCCCCACCTCGCCCAGCAGGTCGCGGGCGCGCCCCACCATCTCCTCGTCGCGACGTCCGCGATCGGCGAGCAGCGGGAGCATCACGTTCTCCTGCGCCGTGAAGGCCGGGAGGAGGTAATGGAACTG
This genomic stretch from Gemmatimonadetes bacterium SCN 70-22 harbors:
- a CDS encoding ABC transporter ATP-binding protein, translated to MSTPVGAAHPPLLQLHGVTKDYGTRVVTHVLRGIDLVVEPGEFLALTGPSGSGKTTLLNLIGLLDRPTAGRITFQGWDVATLDEGETTALRGRGIGFVFQFHYLLPAFTAQENVMLPLLADRGRRDEEMVGRARDLLGEVGLADRASFKATDLSGGQQQRVALARSLVMRPPLVLADEPTGNLDSESGEQVFQLLRDFNRRHHTAFVIVTHDDRLAERCDRIVHLVDGQVDSDRRRDAMR